A DNA window from Halanaerobium saccharolyticum subsp. saccharolyticum DSM 6643 contains the following coding sequences:
- a CDS encoding YeeE/YedE family protein: protein MKKFEKVLGFTAIIIILAAAKFWLKTDLLFFRLLAGSGLGYALARAYTGFAGSVNRAYRTGSTKLMRAMLFMFFITAVLMTAFLFGKDPASYNLWIKPINIGLMLGGFLFGFGMSISVCCASGVLTDLPQALPRAFTTLIFFMIGVFVGFPVQYTASWVQESWISSYIGYRTMGGVFLPDLFQGDGFEGYLGALTVFGAICLLFTFLSYYYEKRKKLNGEYSGLEIEKIQENLEPMDLKNFKLFSSDTYYHLVEKPWTLKQGAIALAVIVTVMMGVTGYGWGVSQAYGIWFGKILMLFGISAEAIAEFTQLSAQNFITPFFEHQTSVQNFGILVGAVIYLLTAGKFVEFFNSELHINKKQVLMYSLGGLTMGFGTRVAQGCNVGALFTPISNFSLSGWVFLIFMIIGGVISNKFSEKVF, encoded by the coding sequence ATGAAAAAATTTGAAAAAGTTTTAGGATTCACAGCTATTATTATAATCTTAGCAGCAGCCAAATTTTGGCTAAAAACAGATCTTTTATTTTTTAGATTGTTAGCCGGATCAGGACTGGGTTATGCTCTAGCCAGAGCTTACACTGGATTTGCCGGTAGTGTCAATAGAGCTTATAGAACTGGTTCAACTAAATTAATGAGAGCTATGCTATTTATGTTCTTTATCACAGCCGTTTTAATGACTGCTTTTTTATTTGGTAAAGATCCAGCAAGCTACAACCTTTGGATTAAACCAATTAACATTGGCTTAATGTTGGGAGGTTTCTTATTTGGCTTTGGAATGTCTATTTCAGTTTGTTGTGCTAGTGGTGTTTTGACTGATTTACCTCAGGCTCTACCACGTGCATTTACAACTTTAATTTTCTTTATGATAGGAGTATTTGTAGGTTTTCCCGTTCAATATACTGCTAGCTGGGTTCAAGAATCATGGATCAGCAGTTATATTGGTTATAGAACAATGGGCGGTGTTTTTCTGCCAGACTTATTTCAGGGAGATGGTTTTGAAGGCTATTTAGGAGCCTTAACTGTTTTTGGTGCAATCTGTTTACTATTTACCTTTTTATCCTATTATTACGAAAAGCGTAAAAAATTGAATGGTGAATACAGCGGCTTGGAAATAGAAAAAATTCAGGAAAACTTAGAACCTATGGATTTGAAAAATTTCAAATTGTTTAGTTCTGATACTTATTACCACCTTGTTGAAAAACCATGGACCTTAAAACAGGGAGCTATTGCGTTAGCGGTAATTGTTACAGTAATGATGGGAGTAACAGGATATGGTTGGGGAGTATCTCAGGCCTACGGTATCTGGTTTGGTAAAATATTAATGTTATTTGGTATTTCTGCCGAAGCTATTGCAGAATTCACTCAATTATCAGCCCAAAACTTTATAACACCTTTCTTTGAACATCAAACTTCTGTCCAGAACTTTGGTATCTTAGTTGGTGCAGTTATTTATCTATTAACTGCAGGCAAATTTGTGGAATTCTTTAATAGTGAACTGCATATTAACAAAAAACAAGTGCTAATGTATTCTCTTGGAGGATTAACAATGGGCTTTGGTACTCGTGTAGCTCAGGGTTGTAATGTTGGTGCATTATTCACTCCAATTTCTAACTTTTCTTTATCAGGCTGGGTTTTCTTGATCTTTATGATAATTGGTGGAGTTATTAGTAATAAATTTAGTGAAAAAGTATTTTAA
- a CDS encoding DMT family transporter: MDDDEKGIMYMVLSSVFFALMVGAVKFLGDIPLAEKIFFRNLVGIFFALFMINKNDKNIRANNLNIVLLRSFIGVLGIVSYFYAISQMKMADAVILNKTSPFFVMIFASIFLNEKIKKPQIFSLGFAVVGAILVIKPSFSSEMIPALIALSAGILSGISYTLLRHLRKSDSSETIVLFFCTFSTLSTVPFLFWGNFVIPNLKEAVALFALGIFAVIAQLLVTQAYRFSEAGEVSIYAYTNIVFSALIGLIFFNEMLDSLSILGGSVIITAGFINFYAARMRKSEKAVKSNNVAAKKAAANIS, encoded by the coding sequence GTGGATGATGATGAGAAGGGTATAATGTATATGGTTCTATCTTCAGTATTTTTTGCTTTAATGGTAGGTGCAGTTAAGTTTTTAGGTGATATTCCACTGGCTGAAAAAATATTTTTCAGAAATCTTGTTGGTATATTTTTTGCTCTCTTTATGATTAACAAAAATGATAAAAATATTAGGGCGAATAACTTAAATATTGTTTTATTAAGAAGTTTTATAGGCGTTTTAGGAATTGTAAGTTATTTTTATGCGATTTCACAGATGAAAATGGCTGATGCTGTTATTTTAAATAAAACTTCTCCATTCTTTGTTATGATTTTTGCTTCAATATTTTTAAATGAGAAGATAAAAAAACCACAGATTTTTTCCCTAGGATTTGCTGTTGTAGGAGCGATTCTTGTAATCAAACCAAGTTTTAGTTCTGAAATGATTCCTGCTTTAATTGCATTAAGTGCCGGGATATTATCAGGTATATCTTATACTCTTTTAAGACATTTAAGAAAAAGTGACTCATCTGAAACTATTGTTTTGTTTTTCTGTACTTTTTCAACATTATCAACAGTACCTTTTCTTTTTTGGGGTAACTTTGTTATTCCAAATTTAAAAGAAGCAGTTGCTCTTTTTGCGCTTGGAATTTTTGCAGTTATTGCTCAACTGCTTGTTACTCAGGCCTATCGTTTTAGCGAGGCAGGAGAAGTTTCTATTTATGCTTATACAAATATAGTTTTTTCAGCTTTGATTGGTTTAATATTTTTCAATGAAATGCTTGATTCATTAAGTATCTTGGGAGGATCAGTAATAATAACAGCTGGTTTTATTAACTTTTATGCAGCTAGAATGCGTAAGTCAGAAAAAGCTGTTAAAAGTAATAATGTTGCTGCCAAAAAAGCAGCTGCAAATATTTCTTAG
- a CDS encoding flavodoxin family protein yields the protein MNISILYHSESGNTESVAEIIEKGCLKVKEVKTKVMSIEEVDIEFVNSSQAIILGSPTYTGDISWQMKSFLDRNKKINYKDKLGAVFATENFIGGGADSALLTLISHLLVKGMIVYSAGASEGKPYTHFGAVCIQAGNKNQKERAEIFGERISKKTVELFS from the coding sequence ATGAACATATCTATATTATATCATAGTGAAAGCGGCAATACAGAAAGCGTAGCTGAAATTATTGAAAAGGGCTGTCTTAAAGTTAAAGAGGTTAAAACAAAAGTGATGTCAATTGAAGAGGTTGATATTGAATTTGTTAATTCTTCTCAGGCTATTATTTTGGGTAGCCCAACCTATACTGGAGATATCAGCTGGCAGATGAAATCATTTTTAGATAGAAACAAAAAAATTAATTATAAAGATAAGTTAGGCGCTGTATTTGCAACCGAAAATTTTATTGGCGGAGGCGCTGACTCAGCTTTACTTACCTTGATCAGTCATCTGCTTGTTAAAGGAATGATAGTTTATTCAGCTGGAGCTTCAGAAGGAAAACCGTATACTCATTTTGGAGCTGTCTGTATTCAGGCAGGTAATAAAAATCAAAAAGAAAGAGCCGAGATTTTTGGGGAAAGAATTTCAAAAAAAACAGTTGAATTATTTAGTTAG
- a CDS encoding copper-translocating P-type ATPase, with protein MDHQKMLEDFKKRFKISLLITVPILVLSPMIQSFFGYSFEFVGSKYLLFLLSTLIFFYGGWPFLSGLKDELSDKQPGMMTLIALAISVAYFYSSAVVFGLEGRFFFWELATLIVIMLLGHWIEMRSVMGASQALEELAKLMPDEAHKIIDGEVKEIKIKELKKGDQVLVKPGEKIPADGVIYEGSSYIDESMLTGESEPVERVEEEEVIGGSVNGDSSIKIRIEKAGDESYLSQVIEMVKESQAAKSKTQNFADRAALWLTIIAITAGTLTFGSWFYITGDIAFAIERMATVMVITCPHALGLAIPLVVAVSTTLSAKNGLLIRNRTAFENARKIDTVLFDKTGTLTEGEFGVEAVESFSDDYNEEEILQKAASLEQESEHPIANGIVKKADTDQVELLKVDDFEIIKGKGVIGQIEGTDMKAVSPGYLKENEIEVPEEALKEGPFTEVFILEAGNLIGMIRLADQIRASSYEVVQKLKDRGIKVKMLTGDNQKTAEYVSNELGLTDFFAEVLPDQKQEKVEELQAEGDFVAMTGDGVNDAPALAKADIGIAIGSGTDVAAETADIILVESDPLDVLKLIEFGSLTFKKMLQNLFWATGYNAFAIPLAAGVLAGFGIMISPAVGAVLMSMSTVIVAINAKMLKFN; from the coding sequence ATGGACCATCAAAAAATGCTAGAAGATTTTAAAAAACGTTTTAAAATATCGTTATTAATCACAGTTCCAATTTTAGTGCTTTCTCCTATGATTCAGAGCTTTTTTGGTTACAGTTTTGAATTTGTAGGCAGTAAATATCTGTTATTTCTACTTTCTACATTAATTTTCTTTTATGGTGGCTGGCCCTTCTTATCAGGTTTAAAAGATGAATTAAGTGATAAACAGCCGGGAATGATGACTTTAATTGCCCTGGCAATTTCTGTCGCTTATTTTTACAGTTCTGCAGTTGTTTTTGGCCTGGAAGGCAGATTTTTCTTCTGGGAGCTGGCAACTTTAATTGTAATTATGCTCTTAGGCCACTGGATTGAAATGAGATCTGTGATGGGAGCTTCTCAGGCTTTAGAAGAACTGGCAAAATTAATGCCGGATGAAGCTCATAAAATAATTGATGGAGAAGTTAAAGAAATTAAAATAAAAGAGTTAAAAAAAGGAGATCAGGTTTTAGTTAAACCGGGAGAAAAAATTCCGGCTGATGGTGTAATTTATGAAGGTAGTTCCTATATAGATGAATCAATGTTAACCGGAGAATCAGAACCAGTTGAACGAGTAGAAGAAGAGGAAGTAATTGGTGGTTCAGTTAACGGAGATAGTTCAATTAAAATTAGAATAGAAAAAGCTGGAGACGAAAGCTATTTATCTCAGGTTATTGAGATGGTAAAAGAATCTCAGGCAGCAAAATCAAAAACTCAAAACTTTGCCGATCGGGCGGCCTTATGGCTGACTATTATTGCCATTACAGCCGGTACATTAACCTTTGGCAGCTGGTTCTATATCACAGGAGATATAGCATTTGCAATTGAGCGAATGGCTACAGTAATGGTTATTACCTGCCCACATGCTTTAGGTCTTGCTATTCCACTGGTTGTAGCCGTTTCTACTACGCTATCTGCTAAAAATGGTCTGCTGATCCGCAACCGGACTGCTTTTGAGAATGCCCGCAAAATAGATACAGTTTTATTTGATAAAACAGGTACTCTAACTGAAGGAGAATTTGGAGTTGAAGCTGTAGAAAGTTTTTCTGATGACTATAATGAGGAAGAGATTTTACAGAAAGCTGCTTCTTTAGAGCAGGAATCAGAACATCCAATCGCAAATGGAATAGTAAAAAAGGCTGACACTGATCAAGTTGAATTACTAAAAGTTGATGATTTCGAAATTATTAAAGGTAAAGGTGTTATTGGACAAATTGAGGGAACTGATATGAAAGCTGTTTCTCCTGGATATTTAAAGGAAAATGAGATTGAAGTGCCAGAAGAAGCCTTAAAAGAAGGACCATTTACTGAAGTATTTATTTTAGAAGCCGGTAATTTAATTGGTATGATTAGATTGGCCGACCAAATTAGAGCCAGTTCCTATGAGGTCGTGCAGAAACTTAAAGATAGAGGAATTAAAGTTAAGATGCTGACCGGAGATAATCAAAAGACTGCAGAATATGTAAGTAATGAGCTTGGTTTAACTGACTTTTTTGCCGAAGTACTGCCCGATCAGAAGCAGGAAAAGGTAGAAGAGCTTCAGGCTGAAGGTGACTTTGTAGCAATGACCGGTGATGGAGTTAATGATGCACCGGCTCTGGCAAAAGCAGATATCGGAATTGCTATCGGTTCTGGTACAGATGTAGCTGCAGAGACTGCAGATATTATTCTGGTTGAAAGTGATCCACTTGATGTCTTAAAGCTGATTGAATTTGGTAGTTTAACTTTTAAGAAGATGCTGCAGAATTTATTCTGGGCTACAGGCTATAACGCCTTTGCAATTCCACTGGCAGCAGGAGTTCTTGCTGGTTTTGGAATTATGATTTCTCCTGCAGTAGGTGCAGTTCTGATGTCAATGAGTACAGTAATTGTAGCAATTAATGCTAAGATGTTAAAGTTTAATTAA
- a CDS encoding heavy metal translocating P-type ATPase, whose amino-acid sequence MKKKLKIVIISGILIVVGWLSNLLNFDPLIFNTAMVAAAVVAGYQVAISAYNTLKMKVISINLLVTIAAVGAVIIGEYWEAAAVTFLFAFGSYLESRTTAKARDAIRDLMDLAPNLATVIREGEEKEIAAEEVEIEEKVIVRPGEKIPIDGTVIKGESEVNQAAITGESKPVRKQKGDEVFSGTINKNGYLEIETEKVGDDTTFGKIIELVEEAQEEKAPTQKLMERFSKYYTPGIILLSIISYFISGSVKLSLTLLVIGCPGALVISTPISIVAGIGNGAKNGILIKGGEYLEKSGEIDMLAFDKTGTLSKGEAEVDQILTYNKNEAEVLRLAAIAEFNSEHHLARAIKKRAEKTLEIDINYPVKFETHTGKGITAQIDSKKITIGNSRLFKEQNFEIPKNIKEEKNKLEEQGKTVVVMAENDKIIALVSIADKPRENAYNIVEKLKNVGIKKVVMLTGDNERIAESVAEELNLDGYKAELLPEDKVKAVEEYQKEGYKVAMVGDGINDTPSLVTADIGIAMGAAGTDAAIDTADITLMADNLNKLPYTIGLSKASNRNIKQNVIFAVLVVFALLAGVLGQKVFLASGMLVHELSVLIVIFNAMRLLRYDTA is encoded by the coding sequence ATGAAAAAGAAATTAAAAATAGTTATTATATCCGGAATTTTAATTGTAGTCGGCTGGTTAAGTAATTTATTAAATTTTGATCCTCTAATTTTTAATACAGCAATGGTTGCGGCGGCAGTAGTTGCTGGTTATCAGGTGGCAATTAGTGCCTATAATACTTTAAAAATGAAAGTGATAAGTATAAATTTATTGGTAACAATAGCTGCAGTAGGAGCAGTTATCATTGGAGAATACTGGGAGGCTGCAGCTGTTACTTTTCTCTTTGCTTTCGGTTCCTATTTAGAGAGTAGAACCACCGCTAAGGCTAGAGATGCGATTAGAGATTTAATGGATTTAGCTCCAAATCTGGCAACAGTGATCAGAGAGGGAGAAGAAAAAGAAATAGCTGCCGAAGAGGTAGAAATAGAAGAAAAAGTAATTGTCAGACCGGGAGAAAAAATCCCGATTGATGGTACTGTAATTAAAGGAGAAAGCGAAGTCAATCAGGCAGCTATTACCGGTGAATCAAAACCGGTCCGAAAGCAAAAAGGAGATGAAGTTTTCAGTGGAACTATAAATAAAAATGGTTATCTGGAAATTGAAACTGAAAAAGTTGGAGATGATACTACTTTTGGTAAAATAATTGAACTTGTCGAAGAAGCTCAGGAGGAGAAAGCTCCAACTCAAAAGTTGATGGAGCGCTTTTCCAAATATTATACACCAGGAATTATTTTGCTTTCAATTATTTCTTACTTTATCAGCGGAAGTGTTAAACTTTCTCTAACTCTGCTGGTTATTGGCTGTCCGGGAGCACTAGTTATTTCGACTCCGATATCTATTGTAGCAGGAATTGGTAATGGAGCCAAAAATGGAATTCTAATCAAAGGGGGTGAATACTTAGAAAAATCAGGAGAAATTGATATGCTTGCCTTTGATAAAACTGGAACCTTAAGTAAAGGAGAAGCAGAAGTTGATCAGATTTTAACTTATAATAAAAATGAAGCAGAAGTTTTAAGACTGGCCGCGATTGCTGAGTTTAATTCTGAACATCATCTGGCCCGTGCCATCAAAAAGAGAGCAGAAAAGACTCTGGAAATAGATATTAATTATCCAGTAAAATTTGAAACTCATACTGGAAAAGGAATAACTGCCCAAATTGATAGTAAAAAAATTACGATTGGAAATAGCAGATTGTTTAAAGAGCAAAATTTTGAAATTCCCAAAAATATTAAGGAAGAAAAAAACAAACTAGAAGAACAGGGTAAAACAGTTGTAGTAATGGCAGAAAATGATAAGATTATAGCTTTAGTTTCCATTGCTGATAAGCCGAGAGAAAATGCCTATAATATTGTAGAAAAATTGAAAAATGTTGGCATCAAAAAGGTAGTGATGTTAACTGGCGACAATGAGAGAATAGCAGAATCAGTTGCTGAAGAGTTAAATCTTGATGGTTACAAAGCCGAATTATTGCCAGAAGATAAAGTGAAGGCAGTAGAAGAATATCAAAAAGAAGGCTATAAAGTAGCAATGGTAGGAGATGGAATAAATGATACACCTTCTTTAGTAACAGCAGATATTGGGATTGCAATGGGAGCAGCCGGTACAGATGCTGCCATTGATACAGCTGATATAACTCTGATGGCAGATAACTTAAATAAGCTTCCCTATACAATTGGATTAAGTAAAGCTTCAAACCGAAATATCAAACAAAATGTTATCTTTGCTGTTTTGGTTGTCTTTGCTTTACTTGCTGGAGTTTTAGGACAAAAAGTATTTCTAGCTTCTGGAATGCTGGTTCACGAGTTGAGTGTATTGATCGTGATTTTTAATGCTATGCGTTTATTGAGATATGATACAGCTTAA
- a CDS encoding cation transporter encodes MEKIKLYLEELSCPDCANKIEQVLNKTEGVKKADVHYTTSKANVEYDPEKIEISGLKKAVAKTGYKVEKTK; translated from the coding sequence ATGGAAAAAATTAAACTTTATTTAGAAGAGTTGAGTTGTCCGGACTGTGCAAATAAGATAGAACAGGTTCTAAATAAAACAGAAGGAGTCAAAAAAGCTGATGTTCACTATACAACTAGTAAAGCTAATGTAGAGTATGATCCAGAAAAAATAGAAATATCAGGTTTAAAAAAAGCTGTTGCAAAAACAGGATATAAAGTAGAAAAGACTAAATAG
- a CDS encoding Crp/Fnr family transcriptional regulator, whose translation MDSCNHEACVKKVPIFSDLDHEKISELNNLVKQKNFKNGELIYLEGEIGKNIYIIESGLVKLYRSNEEGNQYILRLLKEGDFFGELVLFKDEELSSSAEAVGECTICLLPKNELEKLIKSSPELSYKLLSAITSRLNKTENKLQSLALEDAKEKTMRLLLELAKENGIKKDNGILINLPLSRDGLANLIGTTQETLSRKLSELQKEEIISLQGQKKILIKND comes from the coding sequence ATGGATTCTTGCAATCATGAGGCATGTGTTAAAAAAGTCCCAATTTTTTCTGATCTAGATCATGAAAAAATTTCTGAATTAAATAATTTGGTCAAACAGAAAAATTTTAAAAATGGAGAATTAATCTATCTAGAAGGAGAAATAGGAAAGAATATCTATATTATTGAATCAGGTCTGGTTAAATTATATAGAAGTAATGAAGAAGGAAATCAATATATACTTAGGTTATTAAAAGAAGGAGATTTTTTTGGAGAATTAGTATTATTTAAAGACGAAGAATTGAGTAGTAGTGCAGAAGCAGTGGGAGAATGCACAATCTGTTTGCTTCCTAAAAATGAACTGGAAAAATTAATTAAATCATCACCAGAACTTTCCTATAAACTCCTATCGGCAATAACCAGCCGTTTAAATAAAACAGAAAATAAGCTGCAGTCTCTAGCCCTGGAGGATGCAAAAGAAAAAACTATGCGTTTATTGTTGGAACTGGCTAAAGAAAATGGAATAAAAAAAGATAACGGTATTTTAATTAATTTACCGCTGAGTCGGGATGGACTGGCAAATTTAATCGGAACTACCCAGGAAACATTGAGCCGCAAATTGTCAGAACTGCAGAAAGAAGAGATTATCTCGCTCCAGGGACAGAAAAAGATTTTAATAAAAAATGATTAA
- a CDS encoding class I SAM-dependent methyltransferase has product MSKNNKIKKRYDRIAPVYDSLELIMEKGKMGDWRENLWQRVEAKIDKSGMRLLEAGVGSGKNIEYYPDGLEIDAIDFSPKMLKEAEKKAKKYNKEVNLLEMNIQNLDFEDNYFDLIVTSCVFCSVPDPVKGLKELKRVLKEDGRIIMLEHMRSQNEFVGKMMDWFNWVSLYTWGANINRKTIENIKKAGLELVEVNDLMSDIVKEIELKK; this is encoded by the coding sequence ATGAGTAAAAATAATAAAATCAAAAAGCGTTATGATCGTATTGCTCCAGTCTATGATTCTTTAGAACTGATCATGGAAAAAGGGAAAATGGGAGACTGGCGTGAGAATCTCTGGCAGAGAGTCGAAGCTAAAATTGATAAAAGCGGAATGAGACTTCTGGAAGCTGGGGTTGGAAGCGGTAAAAATATTGAATACTACCCGGATGGCCTTGAAATTGATGCTATAGATTTCAGCCCTAAAATGCTTAAAGAGGCTGAGAAAAAGGCAAAAAAATATAATAAAGAGGTAAATTTGTTAGAAATGAATATTCAAAATCTTGATTTTGAAGATAATTATTTTGATTTGATTGTTACCAGCTGTGTATTCTGCTCAGTTCCTGATCCGGTTAAAGGTTTAAAAGAACTGAAAAGAGTGCTCAAAGAAGACGGCAGGATAATAATGTTGGAGCACATGCGCAGCCAGAATGAATTTGTTGGTAAAATGATGGACTGGTTTAACTGGGTTAGCCTCTATACCTGGGGTGCTAATATTAATCGTAAAACAATAGAAAATATAAAAAAAGCCGGGCTGGAGCTGGTTGAAGTTAATGATCTGATGTCTGATATTGTTAAAGAAATTGAGCTTAAAAAATAA
- a CDS encoding heavy-metal-associated domain-containing protein — translation MKKTIIIEGMSCEHCEMHTKKELEKIDDIISAEADADQGQAVVEMEKEVADAKLKAAVEEAGYEYIKTV, via the coding sequence ATGAAAAAAACTATTATTATAGAAGGTATGTCCTGTGAACATTGTGAAATGCACACTAAAAAAGAATTAGAAAAAATTGACGATATTATTTCTGCAGAAGCTGACGCTGATCAGGGGCAGGCTGTAGTAGAAATGGAAAAAGAGGTAGCAGATGCTAAATTAAAGGCTGCTGTTGAAGAAGCCGGCTATGAATATATTAAGACTGTATAA
- a CDS encoding SoxR reducing system RseC family protein: MEELATVVKRKKKKAEVKIIRHSACSKCDKSCSLAGDSHDQEEIVMEVEDEIGVKTGDQVLVEMEKGNILFATIVVYVIPIFLMIGGYFFGVWVASLVGIEALELAGIAGSFIFLILSYWINKLFDSYFKQSVSFQPKIKRVIDRN, translated from the coding sequence ATGGAAGAATTAGCTACTGTAGTTAAAAGAAAAAAGAAGAAAGCAGAAGTGAAAATAATCAGACATTCTGCCTGCAGTAAATGTGATAAAAGCTGCAGTCTCGCCGGAGACAGCCATGATCAGGAAGAAATTGTTATGGAAGTTGAAGATGAGATTGGAGTTAAAACAGGAGATCAGGTGTTAGTAGAAATGGAAAAAGGAAATATTTTATTTGCTACTATTGTTGTTTATGTAATCCCAATTTTTTTAATGATAGGGGGATATTTTTTCGGAGTTTGGGTGGCATCTTTAGTAGGTATTGAAGCTTTAGAATTAGCTGGCATTGCAGGCTCGTTTATCTTTTTAATATTGTCCTACTGGATAAATAAGCTATTTGATTCTTATTTTAAGCAATCAGTTTCTTTTCAACCTAAAATTAAAAGAGTAATTGATAGAAATTAA
- a CDS encoding LDCC motif putative metal-binding protein yields the protein MTQDNKKKSWWDKFVDKLASANKKQYGDDVPDCCGDGKTKKENIK from the coding sequence ATGACTCAAGACAATAAGAAGAAAAGCTGGTGGGATAAATTTGTTGATAAACTGGCTTCGGCCAATAAAAAACAGTATGGAGATGATGTTCCAGATTGCTGTGGAGATGGAAAAACAAAAAAAGAAAATATAAAATAA